One segment of Streptosporangium brasiliense DNA contains the following:
- the acnA gene encoding aconitate hydratase AcnA, with the protein MSANSFGSRDTLRVGDAGYEIYRLDAVEGSGRLPYSLKILLENLLRTEDGANITADHIRALGQWDPAAAPSVEIQFTPARVIMQDFTGVPCVVDLATMREAVRDLGGDPARINPLAPAEMVIDHSVIVDFFGGPDSFQRNVDREYERNRERYQFLRWGQTAFDEFKVVPPGTGIVHQVNIEHLARVVMVRDGKAYPDTCVGTDSHTTMENGIGVLGWGVGGIEAEAAMLGQPISMLIPRVVGFKLTGKLPAGATATDLVLTITEMLRKHGVVGKFVEFYGEGVSSVPLANRATIGNMSPEFGSTCAIFPIDGETINYLRLTGRSEEQVALAEAYAKAQGLWLDPEAEEPVFSEYIELDLATVVPSIAGPKRPQDRIALSEAKSAWRAAVKDYAPSIQGPADEASAESFPASDSPAISHDGNGDKPHAPGLNGDRPRKPVQVTLADGTSFEIDHGVVTIAAITSCTNTSNPYVMMGAALLAKNAVEKGLTRKPWVKTSLAPGSQVVTGYFERSGLQPYLDKVGFNLVGYGCTTCIGNSGPLQEEISAAIQDNDLAVTAVLSGNRNFEGRINPDVKMNYLASPPLVVAYALAGTMDLDLNTEPLGTGTDGEPVFLADIWPSPEEVSAVVASSIDQEMFLRDYADVFKGDEAWQALPVPTGDTFEWDPASTYVRKAPYFDGMPASPEPVTDISGARVLAKLGDSVTTDHISPAGSIKPGTPAAEYLRENGVAVKDFNSYGSRRGNHEVMIRGTFANIRLKNLLLNGVEGGYTRDFTLEGGPQSFIYDASANYQAAGIPLVVLAGKEYGSGSSRDWAAKGTALLGVRAVIAESYERIHRSNLIGMGVLPLQFPEGETAESLGLTGEESFDIVGVEELNKGGIPQTVTVRAGDKQFQAVVRIDTPGEADYYRHGGIMQYVLRSLLAKS; encoded by the coding sequence GTGTCCGCGAACAGCTTCGGCAGCCGTGACACGCTCCGCGTCGGTGACGCGGGATATGAGATCTACCGGCTGGACGCCGTCGAGGGGTCGGGGCGCCTCCCGTACAGCCTGAAGATCCTTCTGGAGAACCTGCTCCGCACCGAGGACGGCGCGAACATCACCGCCGACCACATCCGCGCCCTCGGCCAGTGGGACCCCGCGGCCGCGCCGAGCGTGGAGATCCAGTTCACCCCCGCCCGTGTGATCATGCAGGACTTCACCGGCGTCCCCTGCGTCGTGGACCTGGCCACCATGCGCGAGGCCGTCCGCGACCTCGGCGGCGACCCGGCCAGGATCAACCCGCTCGCCCCGGCCGAGATGGTCATCGACCACTCCGTCATCGTCGACTTCTTCGGCGGCCCCGACTCCTTCCAGCGCAACGTCGACCGGGAGTACGAGCGCAACCGCGAGCGCTACCAGTTCCTGCGCTGGGGCCAGACCGCCTTCGACGAGTTCAAGGTCGTCCCGCCGGGCACCGGCATCGTGCACCAGGTGAACATCGAGCACCTGGCCCGCGTGGTGATGGTCCGCGACGGCAAGGCGTACCCCGACACCTGCGTCGGCACCGACTCCCACACCACCATGGAGAACGGCATCGGCGTCCTCGGCTGGGGCGTCGGCGGCATCGAGGCCGAGGCCGCGATGCTCGGCCAGCCGATCTCCATGCTGATCCCGCGCGTGGTCGGCTTCAAGCTGACCGGCAAGCTCCCCGCCGGGGCCACCGCCACCGACCTGGTGCTCACGATCACCGAGATGCTGCGCAAGCACGGCGTCGTCGGCAAGTTCGTGGAGTTCTACGGCGAGGGCGTCTCCAGCGTGCCGCTGGCCAACCGCGCCACCATCGGCAACATGAGCCCCGAGTTCGGCTCCACCTGCGCGATCTTCCCGATCGACGGCGAGACGATCAACTACCTGCGCCTCACCGGCCGCTCCGAGGAGCAGGTCGCGCTGGCCGAGGCCTACGCCAAGGCCCAGGGTCTGTGGCTGGACCCGGAGGCCGAGGAGCCCGTCTTCTCCGAATACATCGAGCTGGACCTGGCCACGGTCGTGCCGTCCATCGCCGGTCCCAAGCGCCCGCAGGACCGCATCGCGCTGTCGGAGGCCAAGAGCGCCTGGCGCGCGGCCGTCAAGGACTACGCCCCGAGCATCCAGGGCCCGGCCGACGAGGCGTCCGCCGAGTCGTTCCCCGCCTCCGACTCCCCGGCGATCTCCCACGACGGCAACGGCGACAAGCCGCACGCCCCCGGCCTCAACGGCGACCGCCCGCGCAAGCCGGTCCAGGTCACGCTGGCCGACGGCACGAGCTTCGAGATCGACCACGGTGTGGTGACGATCGCGGCCATCACGAGCTGCACCAACACCTCCAACCCGTACGTCATGATGGGCGCCGCGCTGCTGGCCAAGAACGCGGTCGAGAAGGGCCTGACCCGCAAGCCGTGGGTCAAGACCTCCCTCGCCCCGGGCTCGCAGGTCGTCACCGGCTACTTCGAGCGCTCCGGCCTCCAGCCGTACCTCGACAAGGTCGGCTTCAACCTGGTCGGCTACGGCTGCACCACCTGCATCGGCAACTCCGGCCCGCTGCAGGAGGAGATCTCCGCCGCCATCCAGGACAACGACCTCGCGGTCACCGCGGTGCTGTCCGGCAACCGCAACTTCGAGGGCCGGATCAACCCCGACGTCAAGATGAACTACCTGGCCTCGCCGCCGCTGGTCGTCGCCTACGCCCTCGCCGGCACCATGGACCTCGACCTGAACACCGAGCCGCTGGGCACCGGGACCGACGGCGAGCCGGTGTTCCTGGCCGACATCTGGCCCTCGCCGGAGGAGGTCTCGGCGGTCGTCGCGTCCTCCATCGACCAGGAGATGTTCCTGCGCGACTACGCCGACGTGTTCAAGGGCGACGAGGCCTGGCAGGCGCTGCCGGTGCCGACCGGCGACACCTTCGAGTGGGACCCGGCCTCGACCTACGTCCGCAAGGCCCCCTACTTCGACGGCATGCCGGCCTCCCCGGAGCCGGTGACGGACATCTCCGGCGCCCGGGTGCTGGCCAAGCTGGGCGACTCGGTCACCACCGACCACATCTCCCCGGCCGGCTCCATCAAGCCCGGCACCCCGGCGGCGGAATACCTGCGCGAGAACGGCGTCGCGGTCAAGGACTTCAACTCCTACGGCTCCCGCCGCGGCAACCACGAGGTGATGATCCGCGGCACCTTCGCCAACATCCGGCTGAAGAACCTGCTGCTCAACGGCGTGGAGGGCGGCTACACCCGCGACTTCACCCTTGAGGGCGGCCCCCAGTCGTTCATCTACGACGCTTCGGCCAACTACCAGGCCGCGGGCATCCCGCTCGTCGTCCTGGCGGGCAAGGAGTACGGCTCCGGCTCCTCGCGCGACTGGGCGGCCAAGGGCACCGCGCTGCTCGGCGTCCGCGCCGTGATCGCCGAGTCCTACGAGCGCATCCACCGCTCCAACCTGATCGGCATGGGCGTGCTGCCGCTGCAGTTCCCCGAGGGCGAGACGGCCGAGTCGCTGGGGCTGACCGGCGAGGAGAGCTTCGACATCGTCGGCGTCGAGGAGCTCAACAAGGGCGGCATCCCGCAGACCGTGACGGTCAGGGCCGGTGACAAGCAGTTCCAGGCGGTCGTGCGCATCGACACCCCCGGAGAGGCGGACTACTACCGCCACGGCGGCATCATGCAGTACGTCTTGCGCTCCCTGCTCGCCAAGAGCTGA
- a CDS encoding sugar ABC transporter substrate-binding protein: protein MRKGILSLTAAAAAMTLGLTACGGESGDTTTAQNSAAPAESKAAGKIGVILPDSKSSARWETADRKYLEEAFKAAGVAYDIQNAQGDKTQFQTIADQMITNGATVLMIVNLDSGTGKAVLDKAKSQGVATIDYDRLTLNGGASYYVSFDNTKVGTLQGEGLVKCLTDKKADKPIVAELNGSPTDNNATLFKNGYDGVLKPKYDAKEYVKGPDQSVPDWDNAQAGTIFEQMLTEQPKIAGVLAANDGLGNAAITVLKKNNLNGKVPVTGQDATVQGLQNILAGDQCMTVYKAIKKEADAGSQLAIALAKGEKPTVSGSVKDTESGADVPAVLLDPQAIFLDNVKDVVTDGYVTKDELCTGEYAAKCTEAGIQ, encoded by the coding sequence ATGCGCAAGGGGATCCTCAGCCTGACCGCCGCTGCCGCGGCGATGACCCTCGGTCTCACCGCCTGCGGGGGCGAGAGCGGCGACACCACCACTGCCCAGAACAGCGCCGCCCCCGCCGAGAGCAAGGCAGCCGGAAAGATCGGCGTCATCCTGCCGGACAGCAAGTCCTCCGCCCGCTGGGAGACCGCGGACCGCAAGTATCTGGAGGAGGCGTTCAAGGCCGCGGGCGTCGCCTACGACATCCAGAACGCCCAGGGTGACAAGACCCAGTTCCAGACCATCGCCGACCAGATGATCACCAACGGTGCGACCGTGCTGATGATCGTCAATCTGGACAGCGGCACCGGAAAGGCCGTCCTCGACAAGGCCAAGTCCCAGGGCGTGGCCACGATCGACTACGACCGGCTGACCCTGAACGGCGGCGCCTCCTACTACGTCAGCTTCGACAACACCAAGGTCGGCACCCTGCAGGGCGAGGGCCTGGTGAAGTGCCTGACCGACAAGAAGGCCGACAAGCCGATCGTGGCCGAGCTCAACGGCTCACCCACCGACAACAACGCCACGCTGTTCAAGAACGGCTACGACGGCGTGCTCAAGCCCAAGTACGACGCCAAGGAGTACGTCAAGGGCCCGGACCAGTCCGTGCCGGACTGGGACAACGCCCAGGCGGGCACGATCTTCGAGCAGATGCTCACCGAGCAGCCGAAGATCGCCGGCGTGCTGGCGGCCAACGACGGCCTCGGCAACGCCGCCATCACGGTGCTGAAGAAGAACAACCTCAACGGCAAGGTCCCGGTCACCGGCCAGGACGCCACCGTGCAGGGCCTGCAGAACATCCTCGCCGGAGACCAGTGCATGACGGTCTACAAGGCGATCAAGAAGGAGGCCGACGCGGGCTCCCAGCTCGCCATCGCGCTGGCCAAGGGTGAGAAGCCCACGGTGAGCGGTTCGGTGAAGGACACCGAGAGCGGCGCGGACGTGCCCGCGGTCCTGCTCGACCCGCAGGCCATCTTCCTCGACAACGTCAAGGACGTCGTCACCGACGGATACGTGACCAAGGACGAGCTGTGCACCGGCGAGTACGCCGCCAAGTGCACCGAGGCCGGAATCCAGTAA
- a CDS encoding ATP-binding cassette domain-containing protein, producing MTPVLELRRIDKSFGPVQVLHDVAFSVYPGEVTALVGDNGAGKSTLVKCVGGIHPIDSGEYLFDGRPVQIHSPRDAADLGIEIVYQDLALCDNLDIVQNMFLGREHKRGIVLDEDTMEEMAARTLESLSVRTVKSIRQHVASLSGGQRQTVAIAKAVLWNSKVVILDEPTAALGVAQTAQVLELVRRLADQGLAVVLISHNMNDVFAVSDRIAALYLGRMAAQVKTADVTHAQVVELITSGRSGDLGLTNGVTV from the coding sequence ATGACCCCCGTTCTGGAACTCCGCAGGATCGACAAGAGCTTCGGTCCCGTACAGGTCCTGCACGACGTCGCCTTCTCCGTCTATCCCGGGGAGGTGACCGCCCTGGTCGGCGACAACGGCGCGGGCAAGTCCACCCTCGTCAAGTGCGTCGGCGGCATCCACCCGATCGACTCGGGCGAGTATCTCTTCGACGGCAGACCCGTCCAGATCCACAGCCCGCGCGACGCCGCGGACCTGGGCATCGAGATCGTCTACCAGGACCTCGCGCTCTGCGACAACCTCGACATCGTCCAGAACATGTTCCTCGGCCGCGAGCACAAGCGCGGCATCGTCCTCGACGAGGACACGATGGAGGAGATGGCGGCCAGGACCCTGGAGAGCCTGTCGGTCAGGACCGTCAAGTCCATCCGCCAGCACGTCGCCAGCCTCTCCGGCGGCCAGCGGCAGACCGTCGCCATCGCCAAGGCCGTGCTCTGGAACAGCAAGGTCGTCATCCTCGACGAGCCCACCGCCGCCCTCGGCGTGGCCCAGACGGCACAGGTGCTGGAGCTGGTCCGCCGCCTCGCCGACCAGGGCCTGGCCGTCGTGCTCATCTCGCACAACATGAACGACGTGTTCGCCGTGTCCGACCGGATCGCGGCCCTCTACCTCGGCCGGATGGCGGCCCAGGTGAAGACCGCCGACGTCACCCACGCGCAGGTCGTCGAACTGATCACCTCTGGCCGGAGCGGGGACCTCGGCCTCACCAACGGAGTCACGGTATGA
- a CDS encoding TetR/AcrR family transcriptional regulator, which translates to MTMPLRERKKLRTRKALTDTALRLFTEKGYDATTLDELVDAVDVSKRTFFRNFPSKEDVALAADTELWSTWLREVDARELQGPLLAYLRQTLDVSLGEMDDDWERRFLAARALCAKVPSVQAHSLRYCNDTTGVAVERVGARAGLAGDVRLRLAVEIMIAAWRCAALEWTETGGAGGRQGLGRLLDETFAAVPDSIVLSI; encoded by the coding sequence ATGACCATGCCGCTCCGTGAGCGTAAGAAGCTCCGCACCCGCAAGGCGCTGACGGACACGGCCCTGCGGCTGTTCACGGAGAAGGGCTACGACGCCACGACGCTCGACGAGCTGGTCGACGCGGTGGACGTGTCCAAGCGCACGTTCTTCCGCAACTTCCCCTCCAAGGAGGATGTGGCGCTGGCCGCCGACACCGAGCTGTGGTCGACGTGGCTGCGGGAGGTGGACGCGCGTGAGCTCCAGGGGCCGCTGCTGGCCTACCTGCGGCAGACGCTCGACGTGAGTCTCGGCGAGATGGACGACGACTGGGAGCGGCGTTTCCTGGCCGCCCGCGCGCTCTGCGCGAAGGTGCCGTCGGTGCAGGCCCACAGCCTGCGATACTGCAACGACACCACCGGGGTCGCCGTCGAGCGGGTCGGCGCGCGTGCCGGGCTCGCGGGAGACGTACGGCTCCGCCTCGCGGTGGAGATCATGATCGCGGCCTGGCGGTGCGCGGCTCTCGAATGGACCGAGACGGGCGGCGCGGGCGGGCGTCAGGGGCTCGGCCGCCTGCTCGACGAGACCTTCGCCGCCGTGCCCGACAGCATCGTCCTGTCGATCTGA
- a CDS encoding ricin-type beta-trefoil lectin domain protein gives MPLRLPGPVMAALVAVIGAVLAAPAAHAAQNEVSPLPPQLETVRRAEAVKLYGDEAIRPMDQRKTGLVSLGDSEISGEGAFDRSLYEPGTDGPDNWCHRSKKAAVHVTGIPADVTFNLACSGAQTNDITIGGTHQYDELNQGDNLAIKARNTRIEMITVVAGANDTGGPEFGPTMTGCVERRVLFRGNCWPAHSSTWAGRIDFIVPRVEKALRDVRQIMTEAGYTPADYQLIAMSYPGPASPDVEDNPNFPGWYNGGCLGYLSDLAFARNKAVPIFEQGIRRAASLAGARYLDASRLFHGREVCMDGPWVTGLHAVNGDLFNPRATQQSFHPNSAGHAAFGACLGRFYAADATQATCMLPAGTLTPALYPGLPEFRQLRSGATGDCLDVDGNSTRNGRKLIGWACEGTRNQAFWYDPARRTLHTELSHDRCVDVDGGRLAAGTAIQVWDCHGGPAQRWTHDGARLHAADAPTLCATLPGGAHGDRLTLAPCDSGDSRQVFTWETKKALAYTELKSGGKCLDVPGGAPASGANLLLYTCDGGADQFWAHNPVSGQLHNLADPGLCVDLEGGTVTAGQPIQVAHCSSAVGQYSASMRWDLTDGTFLSRKDTGWAIAAAGTSDGSAVVLQRAAGQRWSAGAGRAPDPWKFLTADIY, from the coding sequence ATGCCCCTCCGCCTGCCCGGACCCGTCATGGCCGCGCTCGTCGCGGTCATCGGCGCCGTCCTCGCCGCCCCCGCGGCGCACGCCGCACAGAACGAGGTCAGTCCACTCCCTCCGCAGTTGGAGACCGTCCGCAGGGCCGAGGCCGTCAAGCTCTACGGCGACGAGGCCATCCGCCCCATGGACCAGCGCAAGACCGGGCTCGTCTCGCTGGGGGACAGCGAGATCTCCGGCGAGGGCGCCTTCGACCGCTCCCTCTACGAGCCGGGGACGGACGGGCCCGACAACTGGTGCCACCGGTCGAAGAAGGCCGCCGTCCACGTCACCGGCATCCCGGCCGACGTGACCTTCAACCTCGCCTGCTCCGGCGCGCAGACCAACGACATCACCATCGGCGGGACCCACCAGTACGACGAGCTCAACCAGGGCGACAACCTGGCGATCAAGGCCCGCAACACCCGGATCGAGATGATCACGGTGGTGGCCGGGGCCAACGACACCGGAGGCCCCGAGTTCGGGCCGACCATGACCGGGTGCGTGGAGAGACGGGTCCTGTTCAGGGGGAACTGCTGGCCCGCGCACTCCTCGACCTGGGCCGGCCGGATCGACTTCATCGTGCCCCGGGTGGAGAAGGCCCTGCGCGACGTCCGGCAGATCATGACGGAGGCCGGCTACACGCCCGCGGACTACCAGCTCATCGCCATGAGCTACCCCGGCCCCGCCAGCCCGGACGTGGAGGACAACCCGAACTTCCCCGGCTGGTACAACGGCGGCTGTCTCGGCTATCTCTCCGACCTGGCCTTCGCCCGCAACAAGGCGGTGCCGATCTTCGAGCAGGGCATCCGCAGGGCCGCGAGCCTGGCCGGCGCGCGCTACCTGGACGCGAGCCGGCTCTTCCACGGCCGCGAGGTCTGCATGGACGGCCCCTGGGTGACCGGGCTGCACGCGGTGAACGGCGACCTGTTCAACCCCCGGGCGACCCAGCAGTCCTTCCACCCGAACTCCGCCGGGCACGCCGCGTTCGGCGCCTGCCTGGGGCGCTTCTACGCCGCCGACGCCACCCAGGCCACCTGCATGCTCCCCGCCGGCACGCTCACCCCGGCGCTCTACCCCGGCCTGCCCGAGTTCAGGCAGCTCAGGAGCGGCGCGACCGGCGACTGCCTGGACGTGGACGGCAACTCCACGCGCAACGGCCGCAAGCTGATCGGCTGGGCCTGCGAGGGCACGCGCAACCAGGCGTTCTGGTACGACCCGGCGCGCAGGACCCTGCACACCGAGCTCTCGCACGACCGCTGCGTGGACGTCGACGGCGGCCGGCTGGCCGCGGGCACCGCGATCCAGGTGTGGGACTGCCACGGCGGCCCCGCCCAGCGCTGGACCCATGACGGCGCGCGCCTGCACGCCGCCGACGCGCCCACGCTGTGCGCCACGCTCCCCGGTGGTGCCCACGGCGACCGGCTGACACTGGCCCCCTGCGACTCCGGCGACTCCCGGCAGGTGTTCACCTGGGAGACGAAGAAGGCGCTGGCCTACACCGAGCTCAAGTCGGGCGGAAAGTGCCTGGACGTGCCCGGCGGCGCCCCGGCGAGCGGCGCGAACCTGCTGCTGTACACCTGCGACGGCGGAGCCGACCAGTTCTGGGCCCACAACCCGGTCTCCGGGCAGCTGCACAACCTGGCCGACCCGGGCCTCTGCGTGGACCTGGAGGGGGGCACGGTCACGGCCGGGCAGCCCATCCAGGTGGCGCACTGCTCCTCGGCGGTCGGCCAGTACTCGGCGTCGATGCGGTGGGACCTGACCGACGGGACGTTCCTGTCGCGCAAGGACACCGGATGGGCGATCGCGGCGGCCGGGACCTCGGACGGCTCGGCGGTCGTGCTCCAGCGGGCCGCGGGGCAGCGGTGGAGCGCCGGTGCGGGCCGGGCGCCCGACCCGTGGAAATTCCTGACCGCGGACATCTACTGA
- a CDS encoding MFS transporter, producing the protein MTVRRNERVLVGFTVATNLADGVAKVVLPLLAVGLTDSPGLVAGVGLTLTLPWLLASLHVGVLVDRGDRRRLAAAANLVRLVAVLGLLAAVAAGALSLPVLYLAGLSIGLAEVVASSAVGALVPAAVPRGRLGPVNAWIAGAETVANEFAGPAIGGLLAGVGAALALGSSAAAFALGAVLLALLVGRFRVSAPGEGDSGRPLRPGRVREEMVEGLAFLWRHRLLRTMSLTIAALVACWSAWLALLPSYAVRVLDLDPAGYGLLLGSIGVGGLLGAVLVTAVNRLLGVRWALFADLVGTIVMMTVPAVFPEAWAVGAAALLGGMGGTLWTVNSRTMAQMIVPDRLLGRYGAAARLLTWGTLPIGAGLAGLLAEIMGLTGTFAVFAGVAALPVIPFLMIVTESEIAVTQRRSELDHAILG; encoded by the coding sequence GTGACAGTGCGGCGTAACGAGAGGGTGCTCGTCGGGTTCACCGTGGCGACCAACCTGGCCGACGGGGTGGCGAAGGTCGTGCTCCCGCTGCTGGCGGTCGGGCTCACCGACTCGCCGGGCCTGGTCGCCGGGGTGGGGCTCACCCTGACGCTGCCGTGGCTGCTGGCCTCGCTCCATGTCGGGGTGCTCGTCGACCGCGGCGACCGCAGGCGGCTGGCGGCCGCGGCCAACCTGGTCAGGCTCGTGGCCGTGCTGGGCCTGCTGGCGGCCGTCGCCGCCGGCGCGCTGTCGCTGCCGGTGCTCTACCTGGCGGGCCTGTCCATCGGCCTGGCCGAGGTGGTGGCGTCCTCCGCCGTCGGCGCCCTGGTCCCGGCGGCCGTGCCGCGGGGGCGGCTCGGTCCGGTCAACGCCTGGATCGCCGGCGCCGAGACCGTGGCCAACGAGTTCGCCGGGCCGGCCATCGGTGGCCTGCTGGCCGGCGTCGGCGCCGCGCTGGCCCTGGGCTCGTCGGCCGCGGCCTTCGCCCTGGGGGCGGTGCTGCTCGCGCTGCTGGTCGGCCGGTTCCGCGTGAGCGCCCCCGGGGAGGGAGACTCCGGCCGGCCCCTCCGGCCGGGGAGGGTCCGGGAGGAGATGGTCGAGGGGCTGGCCTTCCTCTGGCGCCACCGCCTGCTCCGCACGATGTCGCTGACCATCGCGGCGCTGGTGGCCTGCTGGAGCGCCTGGCTGGCGCTGCTGCCCTCCTACGCCGTCCGGGTGCTCGACCTCGACCCGGCCGGGTACGGCCTGCTGCTCGGCTCGATCGGGGTGGGAGGACTGCTCGGCGCGGTGCTCGTCACCGCGGTCAACCGCCTGCTGGGCGTGCGCTGGGCGCTCTTCGCCGACCTCGTCGGCACCATCGTCATGATGACCGTCCCGGCGGTGTTCCCCGAGGCCTGGGCGGTCGGCGCCGCCGCGCTCCTGGGCGGCATGGGCGGCACCCTCTGGACGGTCAACAGCCGCACCATGGCCCAGATGATCGTCCCGGACCGGCTGCTCGGCCGGTACGGCGCGGCGGCCCGCCTGCTGACCTGGGGGACGCTCCCCATCGGCGCCGGCCTGGCCGGCCTGCTGGCCGAGATCATGGGCCTGACCGGGACTTTTGCGGTCTTCGCCGGGGTGGCCGCGCTGCCTGTCATACCCTTCCTGATGATCGTCACCGAAAGTGAGATCGCTGTCACCCAGCGAAGAAGTGAGCTAGATCACGCAATTCTCGGCTGA
- a CDS encoding sugar ABC transporter permease, giving the protein MSATISPERRAEAPSISANVRGYAERVRGGDMGALPAVFGLVVLCTVFALLRPSFLTAGNFANLLTQGAAVTVIAMGLVFVLLLGEIDLSAGFASGVCASILAILLTNQGLPWYVAVAAAILAGVVIGATLGSIVTKLGIPSFVVTLAAFLAFQGLVLLLIKGGTIIAIRDETILAVANKNLPPALGWALLAAGVVAYAGLQLLRARKRIGRGLTSDPISLIAVRVGALALLGGVAVYFLNVERSRNAAVVSLAGMPIVVPVILVLLLIWTFVLRRTAFGRHLYAVGGNAEAARRAGINVDRMKISAFVICSSMAAVGGIIAASRASSVDPNTGGSNVLLYAVGAAVIGGTSLFGGKGRVLDAILGGTVVAVIENGMGLMGYSSGVKFMVTGSVLLLAAGVDALSRKRAAATGLR; this is encoded by the coding sequence ATGAGCGCCACGATTTCCCCCGAGCGCAGGGCCGAGGCACCCTCGATCAGCGCCAACGTCCGCGGCTACGCCGAGCGGGTGCGCGGCGGCGACATGGGCGCGCTGCCCGCGGTGTTCGGCCTGGTGGTGCTCTGCACGGTCTTCGCCCTCCTGCGCCCCTCCTTCCTCACCGCGGGCAACTTCGCCAACCTGCTGACCCAGGGCGCCGCGGTCACCGTGATCGCCATGGGCCTGGTCTTCGTGCTGCTCCTCGGCGAGATCGACCTGTCGGCGGGCTTCGCCAGCGGCGTCTGCGCCTCGATCCTGGCGATCCTGCTGACCAACCAGGGGCTGCCCTGGTATGTGGCGGTGGCCGCGGCCATCCTGGCCGGCGTGGTGATCGGCGCCACGCTCGGCTCCATCGTCACCAAACTCGGGATCCCCTCGTTCGTGGTGACCCTCGCCGCCTTCCTGGCCTTCCAGGGGCTCGTCCTGCTGCTGATCAAGGGCGGCACCATCATCGCCATCCGCGACGAGACGATCCTCGCGGTCGCCAACAAGAACCTCCCGCCCGCGCTGGGCTGGGCGCTGCTGGCCGCCGGAGTCGTCGCCTACGCCGGGCTGCAGCTGCTGCGGGCGCGCAAGCGGATCGGCCGGGGCCTGACCTCCGACCCCATCTCGCTGATCGCGGTCCGGGTGGGCGCCCTCGCCCTGCTCGGCGGGGTCGCGGTCTACTTCCTCAACGTGGAGCGCAGCCGTAACGCGGCCGTCGTCTCGCTCGCGGGCATGCCGATCGTGGTCCCGGTCATCCTGGTGCTCCTGCTGATCTGGACGTTCGTGCTCCGCCGTACCGCGTTCGGCCGTCACCTCTACGCGGTCGGCGGCAACGCCGAGGCCGCGCGCCGGGCGGGCATCAACGTCGACCGGATGAAGATCAGCGCGTTCGTGATCTGCTCGTCGATGGCCGCCGTCGGCGGCATCATCGCCGCCTCCCGGGCCAGCTCGGTCGACCCCAACACCGGCGGCAGCAACGTGCTGCTGTACGCGGTGGGCGCCGCCGTCATCGGCGGGACCAGCCTGTTCGGCGGCAAGGGACGGGTGCTGGACGCGATCCTCGGCGGCACCGTGGTCGCGGTCATCGAGAACGGCATGGGCCTGATGGGCTACAGCTCCGGCGTGAAGTTCATGGTCACCGGTTCGGTCCTGCTGCTGGCCGCCGGGGTGGACGCACTGTCCCGCAAGCGGGCGGCAGCCACTGGTCTAAGGTGA
- a CDS encoding metal-dependent hydrolase, producing MMGHTHALTGAIAWLGVAPTLAALPLLTESSRFIETGVMADALTPAEFVAGALVCSGAAMLPDLDHPSATIAQTFGPVTWGLSKAVAWLSGGHRNATHSLLFAIAAGFGAHYLANTYPIGRDILVVLLIGLALRSIGIGVPGKKFASAMVNIALTVGLFAVFRSDNVGYAWLGLAVAVGCLTHVVGDCCTEKGCPVLWPMKQRWLLPWKIGIKTGRAFEQKFLAPVLSVVVLGLLYFRLAPL from the coding sequence ATGATGGGACACACGCACGCGCTGACGGGGGCCATCGCCTGGCTGGGGGTGGCGCCGACGCTCGCGGCCCTGCCGCTGCTCACCGAGTCCTCCCGGTTCATCGAGACCGGCGTCATGGCGGACGCGCTCACCCCGGCCGAGTTCGTCGCCGGGGCGCTGGTCTGTTCCGGGGCCGCGATGCTGCCGGACCTGGACCACCCCAGTGCCACGATCGCCCAGACCTTCGGCCCGGTGACCTGGGGGCTGAGCAAGGCCGTCGCCTGGCTGAGCGGCGGTCACCGCAACGCCACCCACTCGCTGCTGTTCGCCATCGCCGCCGGGTTCGGCGCCCACTACCTCGCCAACACCTATCCGATCGGCCGCGACATCCTGGTCGTGCTGCTCATCGGCCTCGCGCTGCGGTCGATCGGGATCGGCGTCCCGGGCAAGAAGTTCGCCTCCGCGATGGTCAACATCGCCCTGACGGTCGGGCTGTTCGCGGTGTTCCGCAGCGACAACGTGGGCTATGCCTGGCTGGGGCTGGCGGTCGCGGTCGGGTGCCTGACCCACGTCGTCGGCGACTGCTGCACCGAGAAGGGCTGTCCGGTGCTGTGGCCGATGAAGCAGCGCTGGCTGCTGCCGTGGAAGATCGGGATCAAGACCGGCCGTGCCTTCGAGCAGAAGTTTCTCGCCCCGGTACTTTCCGTGGTCGTTCTCGGGCTGCTGTACTTCCGGCTCGCCCCGCTCTGA